From a region of the Chrysemys picta bellii isolate R12L10 chromosome 7, ASM1138683v2, whole genome shotgun sequence genome:
- the SLC35G1 gene encoding solute carrier family 35 member G1: MVRQLGSGGAAAPPVGGREPAPPRSEEEDAAGAGQHRQCQAGAMEAAGAQEPEGGGCSCCSASSRPCCRLPWARKTPGTKKKFTCPGLGLFYTILSAFLFSVASLFLKKIEDVHSVEISAFRCVFQMTFVLPGLIYYKTGFLGPKGKRVFLFFRGFLGSGAMILLYYAFQVMPLADATVITFSSPVFTSLLAWIFLKEKYSLWDLLFTLFTITGVVLIARPPFLFGSSITGIEGSYTNHLKGTIAAVISAVSTASTFVILRKMGKSVNYFLSIWYYAVIGLIECIVALFVIDEWTLPYCGTDRFLLILIGLLGLGGQIFLTKALQIEKAGPVAIMKTMDVVFAFILQILFLNHLPTWWTVGGALCVVASSSGTAIRKWQQNSKKTKENEI, encoded by the exons ATGGTGCGGCAGCTGGGTAGCGGcggcgctgctgctccccccgtGGGAGGACGGGAGCCGGCGCCGCCGCGGAGCGAGGAGGAGGATGCGGCGGGCGCGGGACAGCACCGCCAGTGCCAGGCGGGCGCCATGGAGGCGGCGGGCGCCCAGGAGCCCGAAGGCGGCGGCTGTAGCTGCTGCTCAGCCTCATCCCGGCCGTGCTGCAGGCTCCCGTGGGCACGGAAGACGCCCG GAACAAAGAAGAAATTCACCTGCCCAGGACTTGGCCTGTTTTATACCATATTGTCTGCCTTCCTTTTCTCAGTGGCttctttatttcttaaaaaaattGAAGATGTACATTCAGTGGAAATCAGTGCATTTCGATGTGTTTTCCAAATGACATTTGTTCTTCCTGGTTTAATATACTACAA aacagGTTTTTTGGGACCAAAAGGTAAAcgagtttttcttttctttcgaGGATTCCTTGGCTCTGGTGCAATGATTCTTCTCTACTATGCTTTCCAAGTAATGCCTCTAGCTGATGCCACTGTTATAACTTTCAGCAGTCCAGTTTTTACATCATTGTTAGCCTGGATATTTCTCAAGGAGAAATACAGCCTTTGGGATCTTCTTTTCACTCTCTTTACAATCACTGGAGTGGTGCTTATTGCAAGACCTCCTTTTCTATTTGGATCCAGTATTACAGGGATTGAAGGAAGCTATACAAATCATCTTAAAGGAACAATAGCTGCTGTTATAAGTGCAGTATCAACAGCTTCAACTTTTGTTATATTAAGAAAGATGGGAAAATCTGTGAATTATTTTTTGTCTATTTGGTATTATGCAGTAATTGGATTAATTGAATGCATTGTAGCACTGTTTGTAATAGATGAATGGACTTTACCATATTGTGGTACAGATAGATTTCTCCTAATATTAATTGGACTGTTAGGTTTGGGGGGTCAGATATTTCTCACAAAAGCATTACAGATAGAGAAGGCTGGTCCTGTTGCCATAATGAAAACAATGGATGTGGTGTTCGCTTTTATCTTGCAGATTCTTTTTCTCAATCATCTGCCAACTTGGTGGACGGTGGGTGGTGCCCTTTGTGTAGTAGCCAGTAGCTCTGGAACTGCCATTCGTAAGTGGCAACAAAATTCAAAAAAGACTAAAGAAAATGAAATCTAG